A portion of the Melanotaenia boesemani isolate fMelBoe1 chromosome 2, fMelBoe1.pri, whole genome shotgun sequence genome contains these proteins:
- the LOC121629234 gene encoding pentraxin fusion protein-like isoform X1, translated as MNLLRVGRGGDPNVGSDKMRRLAILLSIISVAWTGNPQGTLGKTLIFPVETDTSYAELTPRKPMNLLAFTLCMRVATELPENREISLFTYRTQDHDELNLWQESDGRLSLYLRSSKDGVFFRVPVLGALQTHLCVTWESISGATALFMDGRKSLTKIYRKNHQVAGGGRVILGQDADSFLGKFDSSQSFVGAITDVNMWDSVLSDSTIKDVSSGIISQTGSIFDWDTESPTVNGNVKIVQFQQ; from the exons ATGAACCTGTTACGTGTTGGCAGAGGTGGGGACCCAAAT GTTGGATCAGATAAAATGAGACGTTTAGCCATCCTTTTATCCATCATCTCTGTGGCATGGACAG gca ATCCTCAGGGAACCCTCGGGAAGACCTTGATTTTCCCCGTAGAGACAGATACCAGTTATGCGGAGCTGACCCCTCGGAAACCAATGAACCTACTCGCGTTCACTCTGTGCATGCGTGTGGCCACAGAGCTCCCCGAAAATCGAGAGATCAGCTTGTTTACATATCGTACTCAAGATCATGATGAGCTGAATTTGTGGCAGGAAAGTGACGGCAG aTTGTCTCTCTACCTCAGGAGTTCTAAAGACGGTGTTTTCTTCCGAGTCCCTGTTCTGGGTGCCCTGCAGACCCACCTGTGTGTCACCTGGGAATCCATTTCAGGCGCAACGGCACTCTTCATGGACGGCAGGAAAAGTCTGACCAAAATCTACAGGAAGAACCACCAGGTGGCTGGTGGAGGCCGAGTTATCCTCGGGCAGGATGCAGACAGCTTCCTTGGAAAGTTTGACTCAAGTCAGAGTTTTGTTGGGGCGATCACTGATGTCAATATGTGGGATTCTGTTCTGTCAGACAGCACAATCAAAGATGTCTCCTCTGGGATTATTTCCCAAACAGGAAGCATCTTTGACTGGGACACAGAAAGCCCTACAGTCAACGGGAATGTCAAGATTGTCCAGTTTCAGCAGTAG
- the LOC121629234 gene encoding pentraxin fusion protein-like isoform X3, giving the protein MRRLAILLSIISVAWTGNPQGTLGKTLIFPVETDTSYAELTPRKPMNLLAFTLCMRVATELPENREISLFTYRTQDHDELNLWQESDGRLSLYLRSSKDGVFFRVPVLGALQTHLCVTWESISGATALFMDGRKSLTKIYRKNHQVAGGGRVILGQDADSFLGKFDSSQSFVGAITDVNMWDSVLSDSTIKDVSSGIISQTGSIFDWDTESPTVNGNVKIVQFQQ; this is encoded by the exons ATGAGACGTTTAGCCATCCTTTTATCCATCATCTCTGTGGCATGGACAG gca ATCCTCAGGGAACCCTCGGGAAGACCTTGATTTTCCCCGTAGAGACAGATACCAGTTATGCGGAGCTGACCCCTCGGAAACCAATGAACCTACTCGCGTTCACTCTGTGCATGCGTGTGGCCACAGAGCTCCCCGAAAATCGAGAGATCAGCTTGTTTACATATCGTACTCAAGATCATGATGAGCTGAATTTGTGGCAGGAAAGTGACGGCAG aTTGTCTCTCTACCTCAGGAGTTCTAAAGACGGTGTTTTCTTCCGAGTCCCTGTTCTGGGTGCCCTGCAGACCCACCTGTGTGTCACCTGGGAATCCATTTCAGGCGCAACGGCACTCTTCATGGACGGCAGGAAAAGTCTGACCAAAATCTACAGGAAGAACCACCAGGTGGCTGGTGGAGGCCGAGTTATCCTCGGGCAGGATGCAGACAGCTTCCTTGGAAAGTTTGACTCAAGTCAGAGTTTTGTTGGGGCGATCACTGATGTCAATATGTGGGATTCTGTTCTGTCAGACAGCACAATCAAAGATGTCTCCTCTGGGATTATTTCCCAAACAGGAAGCATCTTTGACTGGGACACAGAAAGCCCTACAGTCAACGGGAATGTCAAGATTGTCCAGTTTCAGCAGTAG
- the LOC121629234 gene encoding pentraxin fusion protein-like isoform X2 — protein sequence MNLLRVGRGGDPNVGSDKMRRLAILLSIISVAWTDPQGTLGKTLIFPVETDTSYAELTPRKPMNLLAFTLCMRVATELPENREISLFTYRTQDHDELNLWQESDGRLSLYLRSSKDGVFFRVPVLGALQTHLCVTWESISGATALFMDGRKSLTKIYRKNHQVAGGGRVILGQDADSFLGKFDSSQSFVGAITDVNMWDSVLSDSTIKDVSSGIISQTGSIFDWDTESPTVNGNVKIVQFQQ from the exons ATGAACCTGTTACGTGTTGGCAGAGGTGGGGACCCAAAT GTTGGATCAGATAAAATGAGACGTTTAGCCATCCTTTTATCCATCATCTCTGTGGCATGGACAG ATCCTCAGGGAACCCTCGGGAAGACCTTGATTTTCCCCGTAGAGACAGATACCAGTTATGCGGAGCTGACCCCTCGGAAACCAATGAACCTACTCGCGTTCACTCTGTGCATGCGTGTGGCCACAGAGCTCCCCGAAAATCGAGAGATCAGCTTGTTTACATATCGTACTCAAGATCATGATGAGCTGAATTTGTGGCAGGAAAGTGACGGCAG aTTGTCTCTCTACCTCAGGAGTTCTAAAGACGGTGTTTTCTTCCGAGTCCCTGTTCTGGGTGCCCTGCAGACCCACCTGTGTGTCACCTGGGAATCCATTTCAGGCGCAACGGCACTCTTCATGGACGGCAGGAAAAGTCTGACCAAAATCTACAGGAAGAACCACCAGGTGGCTGGTGGAGGCCGAGTTATCCTCGGGCAGGATGCAGACAGCTTCCTTGGAAAGTTTGACTCAAGTCAGAGTTTTGTTGGGGCGATCACTGATGTCAATATGTGGGATTCTGTTCTGTCAGACAGCACAATCAAAGATGTCTCCTCTGGGATTATTTCCCAAACAGGAAGCATCTTTGACTGGGACACAGAAAGCCCTACAGTCAACGGGAATGTCAAGATTGTCCAGTTTCAGCAGTAG